The genomic stretch TTTTTGTCCGGACCTTGTTCTAGACGAAAAATTTCTTCAACCAAGCCCtttttcaacaattttttttttttaaaattattaattTCCGTCCTAAATTAGTTTTGGGTGCGTGGATCGATAATCACTAATTGAAACGTAAACATATCACTTGAACATCGTTACTAGCTTGATCGTTGTTACCGTCATTAGTCGatatgtttaaaaccgttttaatcgaaaaattcgtaaattaaattacGATTTTTTGTCCAAGAAGCATCTTTTTTGTTTTAGAAAGATTAGAGAGAGAGACAAATGGGGTTAATGGGGGGCAATATTGGAAAGATGtgttaattgtcgacgataattagtaaaagtgTCGACAAATGGGGTTAATGGGGGATAATTTGCTAGTGAAAGTTTGAAGGGTCCAAAAACGGCTTCAAAAGCTAAAATGACGATCTAACTATCAGACCCGTGGGTAGATCcggacccgacccaaacccataTGGATTGGGTATGGGTCTGATGATTTTAGACCCTGTAGGGTCTGAGTCGGGTAAGGGTCCAAGGTAACAGTGACGGTGACGGGTCCGGGTCTTGCTGAACCTGACCCATACCCGACACGTTTCCATCCCTACCCATAGACCCCCAAATTAGGGGTAGATACAATACGATATCCGCGTAAGCGGCCGTTAAATACAATATCCACACATTAACCCTAACGTACAGCTCAACATCTAATCAACATTGACTTCAAAGTTCACAACGTATATACTCAGCATCCGCAAAGGATAACGCTGTAATGCTGTACCATCATCTTAACGtactaatttaattaatattaatattaatattactcCATAATAACAattaacaaacaaataaaaaatccCACATTTGCGCATCTCAAATACTTGGTTTTTGTGATTATATATAGACGCGGCGCATCGACAACTGAATGTGGTAGTTCATTTCTTCATGCGCATACCACCTtatattttcttattttcttcttcttcttaatatttccttcaacttAAAACCTAaaattttctcttttaacaatccCCATCCTTTCTAAAACTTTCCATAAACATTTCCTATAAAAATCCATTCATAATAATCTTATCCGCCTGTATAATCAATCGATAAAAGGCAATTTCCGTATATAAGATAATAAAAGATGGCGTCCGTATCACCTTCAAGGGATATCTCAATGATACTTCCGAGGGTTCTCATTGTTTCAAGACGTACCGTTCGCAAGAACAAGTTCGTCGATTTTGTCGGTGCGTTTCATCTCTCTtttaattatcgttattattTTTGCACAAATCTCAACTTTTTCATGGTTTAATTTGGTAGGCCAAATTTTATAGGACCTTGATAAGTTCCACTGTATAGTAATTAGATTATGCATTCATGACGAACCTCTAATCTTGTCAAAtttgaaccctttttttttttgctctcttTTTTAGGGTTGTCCAAGTCTCTTACACATTGTACAATTGTTCTTCAAGTATATTCTGAAAATCAAGTGGTACTTTCAGTATCGCCTTATGTATAATGATACCGTATATATTTGGAGGCGATCTCAATATTAGCCGGGGTGGTCGGGTCAGACATAAATGTATAATGATACGAGCCAAGTTTTATCAATTAATAAGGGTTAAAACTAACCTATTTTGGTTGCACCGCCTGAATTGATTGCGGCTCATATACTCGACACAGCTAATGAATTCCGTATTAACTAAAGAGTATACTTCTCCAAAAATAGCCGTCATCTGACCAGTGAAGATCATCTGTCCCACCTTTGTTTCCCATCGTGTGTGTCACTCCACTTACCTTTTGATACATCACTAATGGTAAAATAAAATATTGCAACAAATATATAAACTTGTTGATGTATTAGAAGGTAGGTGGTGTGGCACAtaaatgggacagaggatcttCATTGTCATCTGACGATACCTCTTACGTATAGGCTGCCTGTATTTAATACAGTTTGTTAGACTGCAGATATTGATCACAACAAGTAcgtataaaataatatttttttatatCTTATTAAACAGGTGAATACCATCTAGATCTTATAGTAAGCTATGGAGCAGTCCCTGTGATAGTCCCAAGAGTGAACGGTGTAAGCATGCTGCTTGAGAGTTTTGAGCCAGTTCATGGCGTACTCCTTTGCGAAGGTGAAGACATAGACCCGTCTCTTTATGACTCCAACTTATCCAGCTTCTCTCCGGAGGAACTCGAAGAGATCAAGCAAGCACATATTAGTGACACAACCATTGATAGAGAGAAAGACTCGATTGAGCTGGCTTTAGCTAAGCTTTGCCTCGAAAGAAACATACCTTACCTGGGCATATGCAGGGGATCTCAAATCCTTAATGTTGCTTGTGGCGGTACCCTTTACCAAGATGTCGAGAAGGAGCTGTCGAGGAATTGTGATGAGGGCAAGAGAGTGGCGCATATGGACTACGACAATTACGATGGGCATAGACACGTGGTTAATGTGGTGGAGAACACGCCCTTGCACCATTGGTTCAATGAAAAAATGGAGATTATGGTCAATAGTTATCACCATCAAGGAGTTAAGAAGTTGGCTCCCAGATTTGTGCCTATGGCTTTTGCTCCAGATGGTTTGATTGAAGGGTTTTATGATCCTGATACTTATAACCCTGAAGAGGGTAAATTTATTGTAGGACTTCAATTTCATCCAGAGCGTATGCGACATCCTGATAGTGATGAGTTTGATTATTCTGGTTGCCCCTTTGCTTATAAGGTGGTAATTAACTCATCAACTCTTGCATTTGGTTAATTAGTTTTCTATATGCGCTGTTTGAGTAAACAACAATATACAGGAATTTGTGAAGGCGGTGATAGCATACCAGAGAAAGCTAAGCTCCCAAGCAAGCGTGACAAGGGCTCCAAAGCTCAACCAAGAGCAGGAGTACAAGAGAAAGATGATTGTCCGAAGCTTCTCGATTGCTAAGGACATATACATTGCAGGACGGACCAAGTCCAGTTCTGCCCAAGAATCAGAACTTGAACCAGGAGCCGTTTTCCTGGAGGTACATACGGTTTTCTTAATTAATAACTGTCATCATGGCTTGGTTTATGGAAATATTAAGCTATGACATTCAATTGTACAGGAAAACACAGCCTGTAACGTGCTGAGTTTACAGCAAGAGAAGAGGCTAAAGCAAATAGGAGCAACGGTGCGAAACGGACATGGTTACAAGAAATTGAAGGTGGCAAGAACAATTATAGAGAAGATGTCGGTAGAGCAATTATCTAATATGATGTCGTTTTATTACATGATGGGGCAGATATGTTCTGAGGTTTTGGAGACTAAGCTTCAAAATCATGATGATAACCTTGAATAATAATCTACAAATATATATACTCAGTAACCAGTTTTCTTTTTTTGGTTCAAATAAGCACACTTATGTCACGGGTGAGAATCGAACCCCCTTCATGCTTGGAGTAAAAGAGctctcttatttatttatttatttaaataaatgAGTAAGAGAGCTCTTACCACTTGAGCTAACTCTTATTctcattttattattttgtgagtaTTTTAGTccacttgagtaattaattaattaattaatactaAGATATATGCACCTAAGAATAGTTTTTAACCTGGGTCTATTGATCAAAACTTGAAAATATATGTGCATAACTTGTCACTCGGTGATCCGACATAACCTAAACTCGATTCAGCTGGGCCTTTTCCCTTCAACTGTACTCTCGGCACCTCTACTTCTACATATTTTGATTATTGGATTTTGAAATTTGCATCATAGATGACTACAAGAAGTCACGGGGAAAAACCCCAACTCATTGACCACTGAAAGCCGCGCTTAAACATCCTCGAAATGGAAGGCAATGTACCATGGCAGTTTACTTATGGACATCATCTGTTTCGACTGAAAAATAGGTAGTCAGCCGGAGCCAATTATCAGCTGCTTCCAAGAGTGAGTTCACTAACTGATTGTCCTTTCCACTACTTGAAGTCCACAACGATCCTCTGAACTTGTAAGAAGAAAGACCGTAAACTGGTAGAGAGATCCTTGGAATGCAATCAATCTCATTTGGGTAAGTCACCACTGGAGCTTGAGAAGGGGCATCTGCAAATTACAAAATTATGAGTACCACATTGAAAAACAGTGTTTCAGGAACAAGTTACTAATTGAAGCAGTGCAATTTGAACTCCTTTACTTTGGGCTGAGGCTGATCATAGCAACTCAATATTAAAGTCAAATCTATACCCTCCCCGGTTATCATCTTAAATGGAACTAACCATGAAATCATTcaatttgctaaccaaacaaacaaaattgcCTTATAGGAAGAAATGGAGGGGGGATGAGGtagtttttttttccaaattgtccCTATGTTGGAAAGATTTTAATTTGCCTTATAGGAAGAAATGGAGGGGCCAGCTTTAAATTCCTTcaatttgctaaccaaacaaagaAAATTGCCCCCCTCCTTTCCCGCCGCTTCCCTTTCCTTTATAATTCCAAACAAAAGGTTAATATACAGATTTTCCCAAATGTAGTAAATCCTCATCAGTCATCACCAATATACCATTCAACCAGCAGGACTTTCATGGTTTTATTTAGGGTTTTTTGTCAGAACctaccttttatttagggtcatttgtgaacaactacctttcattttatttttggctttcaactacctttcatttcttcattttgcgaaagaTTCCCAAAAATCCACTTCCGATGAAAAAAGTCAACTTTTCGGCATTGACTTACCATTTCATGTTGAATCTAACTATTTATTTCATAACCCTAATAGTCGATGATAAAGATTGATTAAACCCAACATTAATCACCACAATTTGTCTATCTCTTACCTGAATCAAAGTCTTAATCACCGAAACAAAATCATCATTGATATAATCTTAAAATGGTAGATACTTCTCAACAATAATGATCTATAGTggataatcttttaattattataatatctatatttcctattttatattcatgaaaagtttctaatttttatacaaaaactttgacatttcatttgacaaaaaaatgtcgttataaaaattatgaagataatataattagattcgtggtaaaaataatttcattagagtatagatttcatatgatttgcacatattaaagatgatgtacttcttaatatgttatatgtcccacattgaaaaacaatgttagtgtgtTGATTATAATACATATAAATTATAGAATTGTcctacatcgaaagattaacataaggtgggtgatcctatgattataaataagagtcatCAATGAaacctatataccaaccaaaaaccttttgattctcttaagtattgttttggagagctcttaagagttttatatcattatcttcacaagatgatatatatatatatatatatatatatatatatatatatatatatatatatatatatatatatatatattatattatgtattatattcaagtgatgtttataatctttatataaaaacttaaacatctcatttgccaaaaaagtattataaaaaaaattatgaaaattttattataatagattcttggtaaaagaaatgctagcattagaatatagtatcatattatttgcatatatttttaattatgataaaaaaattaaaacaaacgtgcgaatattaataaatagtactccctccattaatGACCAAATGgcaaatacaacattttcatttacacacttgccaaAACACAAATTACAACATAAACATCTTTAAGTTTACATTTTAAAAATTcccacatgaccatattttgtcttacatattgcaaggaatcgtaaagattctattTGTTCATGAATAGGATAAAAAaaagaatgttgtatttggtcttgaatcgagggagtatagtatttgctcattattattaacccgggttagatgtcgaattatgtgcgaaaaagatggtgtatttctaagtatgttgtttgtcccacattgaaaaatttgttggtgtggtaaatatattacgtataaataatagaattgtcccacatcgaaagtttagcataagatgggtgatcatatgattataaatagaaggtatccttagaacctaaataccaacccaaaaccttctgaatctcttaagcattgtcttggagagctcttaaaagtttatatcattatctccacagtatgatatatattttttatattatgaccaagtgatgtttataatttttatataaaaacttatacatctcatttagccaaaaaaataacataattttttttttgaaaaattatataattagattcgtggtgaataaatgctagcattagaatatagcgtcatattatttatacatattttaattatgataagaagttaaaaaaatgtactatacgaatattaataaatagtatcgtatttgcttattattattattattattattattattattattattattattattattattattattattaaactgaGTTATatgtcgaattaggtgcgaaaaggatggtgtatttctaaatatattgtttgtcccacattgaaaaataatgtaggtttggtaaatatactacgtataaataattgaattgtcccacattagaagattatcatgaggtgagatatcacatgattataaataggagtcatatttgaaacttaggggtatcaatccaaaatcttttgaatcggcgcttaaatattatcttagagagttcttataagagtttgtattaacggcaaaccttagttacaacaataccatacaaatattaatcacatagaaatttataaaaactcttatatattactatattagtgatattataatgtttattttaagacaatcgatagtataataacattatttaagacaaaatcataattgaaaaataaaatgggtgctaaatagaaataaattggttattaatgtgtcatatataatgataatctatgcacaaaaatagaaaatttatgaattataatacaatcaaatgttgcataaaaagatcttgaatccacaaacaaatcaataatgagcttttttactttgataaatagtagaattaaatctttttaatTTTCAAATATAAGTAATTATTATGCatcattacatttgagtaactaaaacacatcataatttttaaccatcaattaaaatcgcacaaaaaaaaaatattttgcatttgtttatacattttattacTTCCTCAATTAtatcttaaaagtcgtgttaggaaaaaaatgtaatttaaattatattatttgtacatattttaattatgacaaaaatggaaaaaaaacgtacgaatataaatagatagtatagaTTTTCTTATTGTTAAATCaggttggatatcgaaataggtgcaaaaaagatggtgtactttttcgtgggttatttgtctcacattgaaaaataatgtatgtGTGgtaatatactacatataaatagttgaattctCGCAcgtcagaaaattatcataaggtggggtgatcctaaaaattaatttaggaaagtatcataaataatattttttgatgtaaaaaataaagtggagaatcttttaattattataatatttatttcctatattatattcaagtgatgtttttagtttttatataaaagcttttacatttcatttggcaaaaaaatatcgttaagaaaattatgaaaataacataatttgattcgtggtaaaaatgtcattagcgtatagatttcatataatttgtgcatatataaaattgtgtacttcttagtacgttatggccctgtttggtaattagcagattgatattagcagaagcagattggtcaagcagattataaatgacagattggattaacaggtttgactagtatatttcaattagcagatttagtagaagtgtttggtaattagcagattttggTTAATAGATTATTGTATCTATATCTAGACTGTTGACGgattcatatttcacaatctactaatgtgaatatgctggGTAGAACAGCATATTGAaaaacagtagattgagctccaatctactctttcaatatgccatttaccaaacactcaaaatagtagattggtgagtcaaacatgctaaaagccttgaatatgctgaaaatttcCCAATCCGCCatttaccaaacaccccctatatgtcccacattgagaaatagaattgtcccacatcgaaagattaacataagatgtggcggtcttatgattataaatgtgaggcatccttggaacttggtatcaacccaacatcttttgcgtctcttaaataagatgttttgacttttgatcatatctaaataaatgattagacataagataATTAACCATTTTGTTGTTATTAAGTTAATtaacccgttgcaacgcacgagcATCCAAACTAGTAGTACAATAGTTGTCAAttagataattttttttttttataaaaccgtcTTGTAGAAGTATTTTGGTAAATAGTCCTTTCTTCCTCCGTCAATGAAGTTGTATATGTTTGCTTTATACACCTACATCTATGCACGTTTTTTTCTCATACATTTAGCTGTACAttactaaaaattataaaaaaaatgatATTCATAACGTATTCGATAAGACGATTTCAAAAAGATGTCACGTGATTATCTTTTATGATGTTATATACTACTCGTAGAAGTTATAAAGAAGGTTATTCTTCTCAACTATGAATAGTGTTCAAAAAGTAAACGTATACAACTCATTAAAACGGAAAAATTATCATATTTGGGTG from Silene latifolia isolate original U9 population chromosome 5, ASM4854445v1, whole genome shotgun sequence encodes the following:
- the LOC141657189 gene encoding putative glutamine amidotransferase GAT1_2.1, coding for MASVSPSRDISMILPRVLIVSRRTVRKNKFVDFVGEYHLDLIVSYGAVPVIVPRVNGVSMLLESFEPVHGVLLCEGEDIDPSLYDSNLSSFSPEELEEIKQAHISDTTIDREKDSIELALAKLCLERNIPYLGICRGSQILNVACGGTLYQDVEKELSRNCDEGKRVAHMDYDNYDGHRHVVNVVENTPLHHWFNEKMEIMVNSYHHQGVKKLAPRFVPMAFAPDGLIEGFYDPDTYNPEEGKFIVGLQFHPERMRHPDSDEFDYSGCPFAYKEFVKAVIAYQRKLSSQASVTRAPKLNQEQEYKRKMIVRSFSIAKDIYIAGRTKSSSAQESELEPGAVFLEENTACNVLSLQQEKRLKQIGATVRNGHGYKKLKVARTIIEKMSVEQLSNMMSFYYMMGQICSEVLETKLQNHDDNLE